GGGCCACGGCGGCGGAGACCCGGCCCAGCAGGCGCGGATCGTTGGGCTTGGGAATGATGTATTCCGGACCGAAGTTCAACGGCTCGCCACCATAGGCTTCCAGTACCTCCTGGGGCGGCGCCTCACGGACCAGCTCGGCGATGGCGTGAACCGCCGCCAGCTTCATGTCCTCGTTGATGGAGGTGGAGCGCACGTCCAGGGCTCCGCGGAACATGTACGGGAAGCACAGAACATTATTGACCTGGTTCGGATAGTCGGAGCGGCCGGTAGCGATGATGGCATCGGCACGGGCGGCCTTGGCCACTTCCGGGCGGATTTCCGGGTCCGGGTTGGCCAGCGCGAAGATGATCGGTTTGTCGGCCATCTTCTTCACCATTTCCGGCGTCAGCATATCCGGGCCGGACACACCGATGAACACATCGGCGCCCTCGATGGCGTCATCCAGAGTGCGCTTGTCGGTGTCGTTGGCCAGCGCCGCTTTGTACTGGTTAAGATCATCACGGCGGTTGTGGATCACACCTTTGCGGTCCAATACCAGGATGTTTTCCTTGCGCGCGCCCATTTCAATCAACAACCGCACGGAAGCAACACCGGCGGCGCCGGCACCGACGCACACCACCTTGATATCCCCGATGCGCTTGTTCTGGATTTCCAGCGCGTTGAGCAACCCGGCGCCGACCACGATGGCGGTACCATGCTGATCATCATGGAACACCGGCACGTCGCAGATTTCCTTGAGTACGCGTTCGATCTCGAAGCATTCCGGCGCACGGATATCTTCCAGGTTGATACCGCCAAAGGTGGTATGAATGCGCACCACGGTATCAATGAACGCCTGCGGATCCTCCGCTTCCACTTCGATGTCGAACACATCAATGCCGGCGAACAGCTTGAACAGGATGCCCTTGCCTTCCATCACCGGCTTGGAAGCCAGCGCGCCCAGATTGCCCAATCCCAGGATGGCGGTGCCATCACTGATCACCGCCACCAGGTTGCCTTTGGCGGTAAAACGGTAAGCCAGCTCCGGTTCGCGCGCGATTTCACGCACCGGTTCTGCTACGCCGGGGCTATAGGCCAAGCTGAGGTCACGACTGGTTTTCGCGCTTTTGGTCACCTCGACGCTGATCTTCCCTGGACGTGGTTTGGCATGATAATCCAGGGCCGCCTTCTTGAAATCCTCGGACATGGTGGTCTCCGCTCCCCGAAACGGGCTTTAAAACACTATATTGGCCAAATAAATATCAATCGACGTAAATTTCCATCGATATCAACACTATCGATGCAAAACCGTCATTTGTGTAAAACAATGCTGCCGATGAACGTAAAAAGCACCCTTCCGGGTGCTTTTTACAGGTGGAACGCCAAGCAATGAGAACGATCAGTTCTTCTTGGAGCGCACCACACCAAAGCGCTGCTTGAACTTGTCGATCTGACCGCCGCTGTCCGCCTGCTTCTGCTTGCCGGTGTAGAACGGGTGGCAGGCGGAGCATACGTCCACGGAAAAATCACCCGCACGGGTGGACCGGGTCTGGATGACGTTTCCGCAGCTGCAGGAAATCGCCACGTCCTGGTATTCAGGATGAATGTCTGCTTTCATAACTGGGCTCCATTGCGTGTCGCTACCCGATCTTGGCCGGGCACCACACTGGCTTACGCCGGGAAAAGTGAACGCGAACTATATCAGTTTGCGCCCGATGCGCAAGCTGTAACCGCTGTTTTCCGGATTTCCACGTGCCGCTCTCCTCCTTACAGGTTGCCTTGCCGGTCCCCCTGCCAGGCTGTTTTGACTATTCCCTGCCACCGGAGACGCCGGTGCCGCCCCGTGGCGCCCGGGTGGAAGTGCCGTTCGGCAAACGGACCCTGGTGGGCGTGGTTCACGGCCATCAGCCCAGTAGCCTGAAGACCCTCAAACCGGTCAAACAGGTACTCGACGAAGCGCCGATCATCGATGAGCGGCTCTACGCCCTGTGCGAATGGGCCGCCGGCTACTATCACCATCCCCTCGGCGAAGTACTGAACTTCGTGCTGCCGACGCTGCTGCGCCAAGGGCAGGCGGCACGGCCGGACGCCGAGATCCGCTGGCGCATCACCGATCGCGGCCGGCACGTGACGCCGGACCGCCTGAAGCGGGCGCCGCGCCAACAGGAAGCCCTGGCCCTGCTGGCCGAACACCCGGACGGCCTCACCCCGGCCATGCTGGAAGCACTGTCGGTATCGCGTCCGGCGCTCCAGGCCCTGCGCGAGAAGCAGTGGGCGGAGCGCGAAGAGCACCTGCCCCAGGTCCCGCCGCTGCCAGCGGATGTGCTGGCCGAGCCTGCTCTGAGCGCCAGCCCGGAGCAGCGTCTGGCGATCGAAGCGATCAATCAGGCCAGCGGTTTTCAGCCGTTTCTGCTGGATGGCGTCACCGGCAGCGGCAAAACCGAAGTGTATCTGCAAGCCATGGCGCCAGTGTTGGCGGCCGGCCATCAAGTACTGGTGCTGGTGCCGGAAATCGGCCTGACGCCGCAGACACTGCGCCGTTTCCGCCAACGTTTCGCGGTGCCGGTGACGGTCATGCATTCGGGCCTGAACGACCGCGAGCGGCTGGAAGCCTGGCTTGCCGCCGGCGAAGGCCGGGCACGCATCATTATCGGCACCCGCTCGGCGATATTCACACCGTTGCATTCTCCGGGGCTGATCATCGTCGACGAAGCCCACGACGGATCCCTCAAACAACAGGACGGTTTGCGCTATCACGCCCGGGATCTGGCCACCTGGCGCGCCCGCCAATGGAATATTCCGGTGGTCCACGGCAGCGCCACTCCGGCCCTGGAAACCCTGCATCTGGCCCACACCGACCGCTACCAGTGGCTGCGTTTGCGCGAACGGGCGGGCGGCGCCGCGCTGCCGGATATCGAGCTGCTGGATGCCCGCGATGCCGCCCCGGACGCGCCCCTGCTGCCCTCCGCCCTGGCCGCCATCGAAGACACCGTGCGCCGTGGCGAGCAGGCCCTGGTGTTCCTCAACCGGCGCGGCTTCGCCCCAGTGATCCTGTGCCGGGATTGCGGCTGGCAGGCGGAATGCCCGCGCTGCGACAGCGTCATGACCTGGCATCGCAGCTTGTCGCAGTTGCGTTGCCACCATTGCGATCATCAGCAGCGGGTACCACGCCGCTGCCCGGAATGCGGCTCCAGCAATCTGATTGACGCCGGCGCCGGCACGGAAAAACTGGAGGCCCTGTTAAGTGATCACTGCCAGGCGCCGGTGGTCCGCATCGATCGTGATACCACCCGCCGCAAGGGCAGCCTGGATGCCAAACTGGCGGAAATCCGGGGCGGCGCGCCGGCGGTGCTGGTGGGCACGCAGATGCTGGCGAAAGGTCACCATTTCCCCCGTCTGAGCCTGGTGGTGATCACCAATCTGGACGCGGGCTTTCTCAGCGCCGATTTCCGCGGCCCCGAACAGGCCGCGCAATTGCTGCTGCAAGTGGCCGGCCGCGCCGGCCGCAAGGACCTGCGTGGCCGGGTGCTGCTGCAAAGCCGCCATACCGATCATCATTTGGTGCGCCTAGCCGCCGCCGGCGACTATCACGCCCTTGCCGACACGCTGCTGGAGGAACGGCGGATGGCCGGGCTGCCCCCGTTCGGTCATCTCGCTCTGCTGCGCTGCGAGGCCATGTCCATGGACAAGGCCCTGGCCTTTCTTGATGAGTGCGCGGCGCCCTT
This sequence is a window from Alloalcanivorax dieselolei B5. Protein-coding genes within it:
- the rpmE gene encoding 50S ribosomal protein L31, translating into MKADIHPEYQDVAISCSCGNVIQTRSTRAGDFSVDVCSACHPFYTGKQKQADSGGQIDKFKQRFGVVRSKKN
- a CDS encoding primosomal protein N', which encodes MPLSSLQVALPVPLPGCFDYSLPPETPVPPRGARVEVPFGKRTLVGVVHGHQPSSLKTLKPVKQVLDEAPIIDERLYALCEWAAGYYHHPLGEVLNFVLPTLLRQGQAARPDAEIRWRITDRGRHVTPDRLKRAPRQQEALALLAEHPDGLTPAMLEALSVSRPALQALREKQWAEREEHLPQVPPLPADVLAEPALSASPEQRLAIEAINQASGFQPFLLDGVTGSGKTEVYLQAMAPVLAAGHQVLVLVPEIGLTPQTLRRFRQRFAVPVTVMHSGLNDRERLEAWLAAGEGRARIIIGTRSAIFTPLHSPGLIIVDEAHDGSLKQQDGLRYHARDLATWRARQWNIPVVHGSATPALETLHLAHTDRYQWLRLRERAGGAALPDIELLDARDAAPDAPLLPSALAAIEDTVRRGEQALVFLNRRGFAPVILCRDCGWQAECPRCDSVMTWHRSLSQLRCHHCDHQQRVPRRCPECGSSNLIDAGAGTEKLEALLSDHCQAPVVRIDRDTTRRKGSLDAKLAEIRGGAPAVLVGTQMLAKGHHFPRLSLVVITNLDAGFLSADFRGPEQAAQLLLQVAGRAGRKDLRGRVLLQSRHTDHHLVRLAAAGDYHALADTLLEERRMAGLPPFGHLALLRCEAMSMDKALAFLDECAAPFLQHSNIDDDSVNLLGPAPAPMEKRAGRYRAQLLLQARQRPALHAVLDALVRHARGLPSARHCRWHLDVDPTEMV
- a CDS encoding malic enzyme-like NAD(P)-binding protein — encoded protein: MSEDFKKAALDYHAKPRPGKISVEVTKSAKTSRDLSLAYSPGVAEPVREIAREPELAYRFTAKGNLVAVISDGTAILGLGNLGALASKPVMEGKGILFKLFAGIDVFDIEVEAEDPQAFIDTVVRIHTTFGGINLEDIRAPECFEIERVLKEICDVPVFHDDQHGTAIVVGAGLLNALEIQNKRIGDIKVVCVGAGAAGVASVRLLIEMGARKENILVLDRKGVIHNRRDDLNQYKAALANDTDKRTLDDAIEGADVFIGVSGPDMLTPEMVKKMADKPIIFALANPDPEIRPEVAKAARADAIIATGRSDYPNQVNNVLCFPYMFRGALDVRSTSINEDMKLAAVHAIAELVREAPPQEVLEAYGGEPLNFGPEYIIPKPNDPRLLGRVSAAVARAAVDSGVARKGYPSHYPLKSLDDIFPEL